A segment of the Nasonia vitripennis strain AsymCx chromosome 2, Nvit_psr_1.1, whole genome shotgun sequence genome:
gtaaaaaagattttatcgaAAAATCGGATTGGTACATAAAGTTGTGTATTCATTTTGATGTTACCGGCCACAGGATATAGACCCTCTTCGCTGGTGATGCTCGTTATCCAGGGCACGTCCGCTACATCGCCGCTTGCGAGTATTTCCACGGGTGGGCGATCGATGAATGGGTTATTACCGACTTTTTCGACCACTGGTCCGAAAGGTGTGTACGGGTTGTAGAGCCAGggctgaaaaattcaatcacTTTTAGTACAAAAACAGTAAGTATGTATAAGGGAATAATGTTTACTCACCATGAACTCTTGGACAGCCTGCACAATGGGTCTGGCAGGACGATGCCTCAAGCAGTCGACCATCTCCTTGGTGCTTTCAGTGGGACAGCCCATCAGAGCACCGAGTCTCTTGGCCTTTTCGCGCGAGTTCTCGGTCTGGGTCCAGCAGTTCAAAGCGGTACCGCTGAAGGAGATGCCGTTCTGGAAGAGGCCGGCGCTCAACGGCGAGAAGTAGTGGTAGTGTACGCTCGCACCACCGGCGCTGATACCAGCCAGGCTTATTCTTTTGGGGTCACCGCCGAAGTGCTCGATGTTGTCGTGAACCCATCGAAGTGCCATACTCTGGTCCTTGAGACCCATATTACCGGGCACGACATCGTCCTCGGTGCTCAAGAATCCTTGAATGAAATCAAACGTTCAATGTGCGTTACTATTGAAAAACTTCAGATGAGAATCACGTGAGAATCAAATATGATTTTGGCATGATTTCCAGATGAGAATCAAGTGAGTCTCATATGATTCTCACTTGATTCTTATATTCTCATCTGATTCTTATTTCATTCTCATCTTACCAAAgtcgaattttattttatcaaatctTGATTTAGATTTGTAAGGAATTCGGGGAGATTTGCTTAGCAAGAAACAAAtctcaattaaaatataacaaaacaACATTTGGCTATTGTCAGATGAGAATCGGATGAGAATCAGATGAGAATTTGAGAATCAAGTAAGAATCATATGAGACTCACTTGATTCTCATCTGATTCTCATTGGTTTTTCGATAGGCGGACGTATTTGGCGGATGTTTGATTAAATAAACTCGTTGCCGTTTAtagtatgtatacgtatatacctaGAGGCCCCAAtcgataattgatagcaaCGACGATAAAGTCTTTATCCACGAGGTACTTGGCACCGAAGGCGTTAGCTGTGCCGTGGGTAAAAGCGCCTCCGTGGATCCAGAAGAAAACCGGCAAGAGCGACGTGTCGTCTTCGCGATCGGGCACGTAGATGTTCAGGTAGAGGCAATCCTCAGCCCCCTCGACCAGTTCCACGTCCTTCAACCATCCTGATTTATGGGTGTACTGCAGACATGCGTGAGCCTGTTTCGTTGCTTGCAGTTCGCCCTCCCACGCCTTGATAGGTTGTGGAGCCTTATAGCGGTAAAAATCGAGATTAAATCAAACGAATGTAGTTATACCGAGCTATACGCGAGTAttcctctctttaaaaaatgatggcctttgttgagaagcatttaatacatgattctgattggttgctggttggttgcctaggcaacgagatcagaaccgcgctttaaattcataaccctcaaaaacagtcataactcataaccctggtagacatttttgaggtgtttaaaaagaaatgtcgaaaccttgataacagataaaatatatgtaatataactagcaagaaattttagtaaaaattaatcattaccaagagtatgtagtattacaacatgtgtattgaaaagtggcaccctaaccctattttaagtagtaataaagtgtgtgaatattatttcgtttttttttttaatgtcagtgagaagtcaCAGAGTGTCACAGAGTGTCTCTGTGtccaaagtcgccctcggtgcGGTTttagaggtgaatttaaagaaaagttcagtatccgagtcagtaagtttaagtctatcactATACAAtactctttgaattgtaaaaaggctactagacatgttacctagaaatatgtaacctagatgattctgatttaactgttttcgttcatattttcacatccaggctcatgcgaattttttaattgagcaggtcaaattctacttatagccagttacgcagaaactactatcactagcacattgtatttctggtttctagcatatttttacatggagaaagtgataaatgttttggcttttttgtcaaggttttaggtaattagaattttgacttttaaaagttgtgagagattttgagaccgatacctgttttttccatttttgcattttttcacattcgaaaactaacaggtctagagagctcatattttgcatatagatttcttttgtgattgtgatgATGAAGTGTGTAATTGtgaagatatttaaagttgaatcgaccttaactgaaaaacttctgatttcgactccaACAATGATGTGAATacaaactcatgctatacgactaaataattatcatgggtgttgtagtcgaacacaaaagcatttcagttaacgttgattcaactttaaatatctttccacaatcacaaaagaaatctatatgcaaaatatgagctctctagacctgttagttttcgaatgagaaaaaatgcaaaaatggagaaacaggtatcggtctcaaaatctctcacaactgttaaaagtcaaaattctaattaatgccttgacaaaaaagctaaaatacttatcacagttttcatgtaaaaatacactggaaaccagaaatacaatgtgctagagatggtagtttctgtgtaactgtctacaagcaaaatttgatacgctaaattaaaaaattcatatcatacattcataaacagttaaatcataatcatgtaggttgcATGTTTTCAAGGTAGCATAgcaagtatctgtgtaaaatttcagttgtatggcttttttataatgcaaataaatggcattgtaatgatagacaaacccactgactcttatactgaagttttcttcaaattcactattcaaaccaattatgacgacattgagcattattaatatatttattaaaaaatagttttgagggatttagtaacatgttacatccttataaaatattagcagacgttattgtgccgcccaacacttatggtagattttctaccagtgttaatagacagagatagaattaagagcgcgcgaagcgcgccttcattcctagtatgATAAACAAATAATGATGCAGCGGCATTTTAGATTAGATATAATAATgcagtatattatatatttgctGTAGCTCTTAAGCGATATAATATCTTAATAGCATTAATCTTTCGAGTGATATCATTTTATTGTTTACGTGCAGCATTTGCAGATTTGCATTTGATTCTGCTTTTTGCTTtgataaatgaatatatatgtatgaagTATATCTTATCTCAGGCATCCGCCTTCACGAATTGAATAGgacaaagtatttttttctattcatAAGATAAATTTCTAAACtacgtatttcatttttttattcaaaaaatgcACACTACTTCGTTGTTACACATTTGTTCTCTTTTGAATACGATATTACTATGACTTAAAACTTTACACTTTCCTATCTATCGAtatttaatttgataaatatatggtttttagaaagaaaaaaaacgtatcGCTACCTTAAATCTGAGTTTTCCGATTGGAGGCAATGCATACGGAACACCCTCGTAAGCTTCGTAAAGCCTTCCATGTTCAGAGATCTTGTGGTATCCCTTAATGCTGCCGAGAAGTGTTTTGACTCTCGGCGCGTCGTCGTCCGAGCGAACGGCGAGACAGAACGCCGTGACTACCAGAAACAGACTCGCCGGTCTGGTCATCTTTGCCTTACCGAGTTGTGCACGAGACTGCAGTGCGTTTGACGATACGCATACTTAGTCGCAGAGCTGACGACTGTCGTAAATTTTTGTGCACACTGCCCCACCACGCCGAGTTTTAAATATGTGATATGGAACTTCTAAATGAAGAGCATGCAGTGTCCGATAGATGATAAGACTTCATGAAACTTTCAGTCGCAGGCTATTGAAAGTGAAACTCGAAACAAGCAAACCTAGTATAGTTATTTGCATTATTCTCAGGATCAGATAATTGTGCTAGGTATGTCAGAGACATTATAATgcgtaaataataataaaaaatattaccaCTTTTATTTCGATCtcaaacatatatttttttacctgAATGTATATGTACGATATCTTAAAATCTTTATCCTATACGgttattttgaatataataaaacatatCCGATCAACTTTATTATAGTTTGTTTATCGCATACATAATCGTATATTTGAATGCGAgcataaattcaaattttggtTTACTGAATCGGACAATCACGTGTAGCTACAGACAGCGCAGGTACAGtgggaaaattttaatattcaaattaatttttaattgaaggCACATGTTGAAGTATCTATAAAATGACTTCCGTAGTTTAGTATAGTttcaatttacaatttaaatctGTACATTTGCAAGGTCGCGTGACCGAACCATTAAATAACATTCGCATATAGCTATACGTGTACTCGCACGTCAACTATTTGTCAGCAACATTTCCAGTTATTCGTATAGCATTTAGCGTGTTCTTTTTGTTTCTCGTTCTGTCCTTGACAAGATGAAAACGTACGCATACGACGCATAGAACCAAATCAAATTTCGCGCCACGAGCCAAAAGCTTAGTGCGCATGCGCCAAATTTGAAAACAACCAGCAGATGGCTCTGACTGCTTTTGGCGGGTAAACAGACgccgagacgcgcgcgcgcgccaagtGAAAATATGCGAGAGGCGGAATTAAGGCTAAGTAGCCGACGCGCGTCGTGTACTCGTCATTCGGCGAATAATACCTACTCGGCAACAGGGCGCGACATGATCCGGCAACGTGCGAGCGAAACCTTTCTCCAGTAATATCGGCAGGTTATGTATgagcgaaaaaaagtcgaGAAATATTTATCACGCCGCTAATCTTCGAAGAAGTGCGAAAAATCTCTACTCCGGAAAGATACCGGGAAAACGGCAGCCAACTATGTACGTTCGACAGTGAGGCCGAAGTGTGGTTTTCGGAGAGAAACAAGTTTGACAagagaacaaagaaaaaatggATCTACCAGCTACGCAGGCTATGAGCGAGGATGAATTTCCAGCTACCCAGCAGGTCGTGAACAATGagaaggaggaaaaaactttGGTAATCTGCTCGCACTTGATTCGGAGCCATATCTTATTTATTTGACAGTTCGAAATCATGATGTCAAAGGAGtcagtgaaaaaataatactaatCCATCTATGTTATTGTTTAGGTGGGCACACTGCTAATTAACAAGCAAACCTATTCCATTTTTTCCGGACTCACCAAAATTGGCAGACATCCTAATTGCGAAATCGTGCTTAACAGCGAggtatctttattttttcatacttattGTGTAAACATATAAACAATTTTGTATACCCTATGTTACTCTGCTATTTGCTAGTATGTTTGTGTTGAGAGGCAATATATATGTTATTAATAGtgattttttctaattttaaagTTCTTCTTTAGATCCTCCTTTCAACTTATTCTCGTTGAAATCTATCGAATTCCAAAGATTTTTCTCTCCCAAATTGTCATTTGTTTCCATCGCATACTTGCCTGGTCCAGATATATGCAAGTAATTTAGTTCTTTCTTGGTTGGATTTACTTCTGTCCATTCAGTTCCCAATTCTGGTTTACTAATTtattaaagaatatatttattatcaaatttgaatgtatCTTAATCTCATAAATAATGGTTATTTACCCTTTAGTTGCAACCGAGACCCAAAAATTCAACAAATCTCTTTGTAAAGCAACATCTTCTTGTGTCTTTGTTGGATTTATATAAGGCGATTCAATGACCATAAAAGCGTCATCACCATGGCTAACACCTAATTGattgtaaaaaaagaatatttctGTTCATGTCTAATACACAAtgataaaatttgaatgaCAATTGTATACCAAAGTTCTCTTTTGTTCCACTCATTGTATCACTCAGACTGTCTGCAGCTCTATGACTATAGTAATAAAACCAGACAGGGCTTTTGTTTACTTTAGCTTGCTTCCTTGCTGCTTTTTCGGCATCAACTAAAAATAATCGATCTCCAACCATCAATGTCAGTGGTCGCGTATTCAATCTATCAATAGGCTTTGACCCAAAAtaatgcttttttattttctctgcTACCTCAGCATGTTTATCTTTTGGtaatgtataattataatCAAGCAAATACTTTGCCACTAAGTCCCAATTGTCATCTAAATCTTTTAAATGCTTTTTATTTGTTATGAATTCtgaaatcattaaaatttaaatatttatctaTATTCTTGATGTATCAggcaaatttaatttaataagtaCTCTTACCTGCAACTGGATAAAGTCCTTCTTCACTTACAACCCCAGTTATCCAAGGAACGTCTTGTACATCACCACTAGCAATAAGTTCAACTGGTGGTTTATTAATGAAATAATCTTTACCAGATGTTTCTACAACTGGTCCAAATGGAGTGTAAGGATTGTAAAGCCATGGCtacaaaaagtttaattaaagTGTTGCAATAATTATTAGTACACGCGAAGAATACCATATTTAGGGATTCGTATTTACCATAAACTGAGATGTAGCTTGAACTACAGTTCTAGCTGGACGATATCTTAAACACTGTATCATATCTTTTGTATTATCTGTTGGACAACCTAGTAAAGCACCCAACTTTTTAGCCTTTTCTCGCGCATTTTCAGTTTGTGCCCAGCACAACAGTGCTGTGCCACTAAATGAGATACCATTTTGGAATAATCCTGCACTGAGAGGAGACAAATAATGATAATGTACACTAGCACCTCCAGCACTAAGACCTGtaagtgttattttttttgGATCTCCTCCAAAATATTCAATGTTATCATAAACCCAACGCAGAGCCATACTTTGATCTTTAAGTCCCATATTTCCTGGCACAACTTCATCTTCGGTACTTAGAAAACCTTtgttaacaaataaatatgtTAATTGATTTTACAAATCTTTACATAAACAAAAGTTAATTAGATCAATATTTTATCACCTAGAGATCCTAATCTGtagtttatatttacaaatatgaCATCTTTATCAGCTAAATATCTTGATCCATAAATATTTCCAGTTCCAAATTGAAAGCAACCACCATGAATCCACAAAATAACTGGTAATGGTGAAGTATCTGCTTTACGAAGCGGTGCATAAACATTTAAATATAAGCAATCCTCACTTCCCTCAACTCGTTCATTTTCTACAGCTGGTATATGAATGTACTGAAGACATGCATCCGAAACTTTGGTTGCTTGTAGTTCACCTGTCCAGGCAGGTATTTTCTTAGGTGGCTTTAAAAAACacattaaaagtatatcaaatTCTGAGAGGCATTGAAAttgtatattgtataattaGAATTAGAATTTATTATTGTACTTCTGTTGGTGATTTTGATgttatttatacaaattaaacTT
Coding sequences within it:
- the CCE-E11 gene encoding carboxylesterase clade E, member 11 precursor; this encodes MLWTSLLVLLASVILVNCKDDYPKVKTTLGAIRGYYKKSENGKLYEAYEGIPYAYPPIGKLRFRPPKKIPAWTGELQATKVSDACLQYIHIPAVENERVEGSEDCLYLNVYAPLRKADTSPLPVILWIHGGCFQFGTGNIYGSRYLADKDVIFVNINYRLGSLGFLSTEDEVVPGNMGLKDQSMALRWVYDNIEYFGGDPKKITLTGLSAGGASVHYHYLSPLSAGLFQNGISFSGTALLCWAQTENAREKAKKLGALLGCPTDNTKDMIQCLRYRPARTVVQATSQFMPWLYNPYTPFGPVVETSGKDYFINKPPVELIASGDVQDVPWITGVVSEEGLYPVAEFITNKKHLKDLDDNWDLVAKYLLDYNYTLPKDKHAEVAEKIKKHYFGSKPIDRLNTRPLTLMVGDRLFLVDAEKAARKQAKVNKSPVWFYYYSHRAADSLSDTMSGTKENFGVSHGDDAFMVIESPYINPTKTQEDVALQRDLLNFWVSVATKGKPELGTEWTEVNPTKKELNYLHISGPGKYAMETNDNLGEKNLWNSIDFNENKLKGGSKEEL
- the CCE-E10 gene encoding carboxylesterase clade E, member 10 precursor, giving the protein MTRPASLFLVVTAFCLAVRSDDDAPRVKTLLGSIKGYHKISEHGRLYEAYEGVPYALPPIGKLRFKAPQPIKAWEGELQATKQAHACLQYTHKSGWLKDVELVEGAEDCLYLNIYVPDREDDTSLLPVFFWIHGGAFTHGTANAFGAKYLVDKDFIVVAINYRLGPLGFLSTEDDVVPGNMGLKDQSMALRWVHDNIEHFGGDPKRISLAGISAGGASVHYHYFSPLSAGLFQNGISFSGTALNCWTQTENSREKAKRLGALMGCPTESTKEMVDCLRHRPARPIVQAVQEFMPWLYNPYTPFGPVVEKVGNNPFIDRPPVEILASGDVADVPWITSITSEEGLYPVAEFAANKPLLKELDENWESLAPHLLDFNYTIPREEQAEVALKIRRHYMGNNPINRQNVRPITKMVGDRLFVVDAEKAVRMQAKANKSPVWFYYYSYKAAGGSLADALSGTKENFGVSHTDDIFLLFENLFFDPTTTESDRSMQSYMLNMCSAFIEKTKEVFPKEWKKVDPSEKDFQYLHISGPDKYKMDSHDNLGDKQFWRTINFEENVLESSGSAKDEL